DNA from Methylobacterium currus:
GGTGCATCTCGGCCTCGCGATCGGGATCTCGATCCTGCTCTACGCCGTCAGCCTGGTCTTCGAGATCAACATCCCGAGCTGGCCGATGGAGGGGCACTGGTTCTTCAACCCGCTGTGCTGGCAATTGCTGCTGGTGCTCGGCTTCGCGGCGCATGAGTGGCGGCGCAGCTCGGAGCGGTTCCTGGCCTGGCGCCGCAGGCTGATGCCGCTCGGCATCGTCATCGTGCTCGTCGGCGCGGTCCTGTCCTGGTTCAACCTGCGGCCCGACCCGCTGGCGGTGCCGGAGCCGCGGCTCCTGTTCATCTTCGACAAGTCCTACCTGTCGCCGGCCCGTCTGGTGCACTTCCTCGGCGTGCTCCTCGCCTTCCAGGCGGTGTTCGGCCTCGTCCAGCCACGGGCGCGCTGGCTCACGCGGCAGCTCGCCGGCCTCGGCCGAAACTCGCTCGCGGTGTTCTCGGTCGGTTCGGTCGCCAGCCTCGGTGCACAACTGATTCGTTTCTGGAGCGGGGGAGGTTTCGCGACGGACATATTTGTCGTAGGGTGCGGGTTGGCTTCTCTCTCCTTCACGGCATGGTTCGTCGAATGGCGCTCTCGCTCTCCCCGGCCCTCCTCGGCGGCGTGAGCCTCGCCATGGCGTCGTGCCTCGGCTTCGCCGTGCAGGCGCAGTCGACGACGCCGCAACCGGCCCAGGTTCAGCCGGCGCCCGTCCCGCCCCAGCCGGCCCTTGCCGAGATCCCGGCGCTCCAGGCCACCGCGCCGAGCCCGGACGCGCCCGATCCGAGCCTCTCCCCGGAATGCCGGGTGCCGGGCTCCAAGCTCTACACGCTGGCCAAGCTCAAGGCGGTGAAGAAAGCCCTGCGCGAGCACCGTGCCGTCCAGGTCCTGACCATCGGCTCCAATTCCGGGGGGCTCGGCACCGCCGCCACCTACCCGGTGCGCCTCGAAGACGCGCTGACCCGCTCCCTGCCCGACATCGAGGTGACGGTGGAGAGCCGCGGCGTCTCCGGCGAGATCGCCTTCGGGGCGGCCGAGCGCCTGCGCAACCAGGTGGCGGAGATCGAGCCCGACCTCGTGGTCTGGCAGGTCGGCGGCAACGACGCGCTTGCCCGCGTCGACATCGAGGACTTTTCGCAGTCCCTCGCCGAGACCGTGGCCTGGATCAAGTCCCACGGCATCGACGTGGTGCTGGTGGATCCCCAATACACCGCGAGCCTCGCCAAGGACGATTACTACCGCCAGTTCGTCCAGGCGATCCAGAAAGTCGCCGAGCGCGAGCAGGTGCCGCTGGTCCAG
Protein-coding regions in this window:
- a CDS encoding SGNH/GDSL hydrolase family protein; the protein is MALSLSPALLGGVSLAMASCLGFAVQAQSTTPQPAQVQPAPVPPQPALAEIPALQATAPSPDAPDPSLSPECRVPGSKLYTLAKLKAVKKALREHRAVQVLTIGSNSGGLGTAATYPVRLEDALTRSLPDIEVTVESRGVSGEIAFGAAERLRNQVAEIEPDLVVWQVGGNDALARVDIEDFSQSLAETVAWIKSHGIDVVLVDPQYTASLAKDDYYRQFVQAIQKVAEREQVPLVQRYEAMRYLATRAISALKGDTAQSGAGFRLADLGYRCMAEHVTRAITVSLLQPDVAPVPVTPVPAN
- a CDS encoding OpgC family protein — its product is MREPNAVDFWRGIALITIFINHIPGNVFQNYTYSQYGISDAAELFVFLAGWSIGIATRGRDGVPEPAGRTVLRLLSRMVEVYRAQLVITAIALAMLAGAALYLDNPLLVEWHNAGPIFSDPIQATVGWVTLLHQLGFFNILPLYVVLLGLAPAFVLLSRVHLGLAIGISILLYAVSLVFEINIPSWPMEGHWFFNPLCWQLLLVLGFAAHEWRRSSERFLAWRRRLMPLGIVIVLVGAVLSWFNLRPDPLAVPEPRLLFIFDKSYLSPARLVHFLGVLLAFQAVFGLVQPRARWLTRQLAGLGRNSLAVFSVGSVASLGAQLIRFWSGGGFATDIFVVGCGLASLSFTAWFVEWRSRSPRPSSAA